The Ziziphus jujuba cultivar Dongzao chromosome 3, ASM3175591v1 region tttatttggtgCTCTGAATCTAGCTTGTGCATATGAATGCGTTCTTCTGTACTTTCTTGGATTTAATTTAAGTATTTTTGAGATACATTAATTCCTAGTACCAAAAAGAGATGCATAATTCTAACTTTCAATCACATAAGTTTGATGCTTGTAGTGAtcttgttttcatttttgtggAATTCAACTTACAATCTGCTGCCTTTAGCTTCACTGCAAGGCCGAGCCATTACCATGGTAGAATTCGAGCTTTTTATTGCATTGCTTCCATCACTTTATCAAGGTTGCCTCTTACATGGAAGAGCACCAAGAGGAACACCCTTATCACCCTGACAGCAGTTATACTTCCCTTCTTGAACTCTGTAAGTGCAAAGGAGGATCTCAAATGTCCTTGTATCTATATACAAGCAGatgttatatttattgatttagtttgcAATCAATCTTTGAAATGTAATGGAAAATAAACATATTGAACAAGCAAAATTAAGTACAAAAATTGACTCAAAACCTTACATGTGATATTTGATTTGAGAGTTTGGCAAGAATGTAGAACTTGCTCGATACACCGGGGGAAATGATCACAAGATCCCATCTTGTTTCAGCATTTTCCTAGCTGAAAGGAATGGCCAGCCAGGGTTGAGGTAGgtgaagaaacaaagaaattaagTTTTTATGGAGTTTGATGTGGTTTGGTTTATTTCTCATCACTCTTTTTTCACATATTCAACAGACAATATGTGGGCATTTCCCAAGTTCATGtattaatttatcatataataataatttatttataggttTAATGAACTATGGCTGAAAGACTAAACTAATTAGCAGAGCCTTCCTAAGTTGCTACTTGAATTATGTAAAAGAGTACAATACTTTATAGGAATTATAAGAATAATAACTATTGAAACTATGTAAACGGTAAAtggaaccatatatacatatatatatatatatgtgtgtgtgtgtgtattttttgCAGAAATGAAATTTCTATTTTGGAGAATTTCATCATGACCCTTTcacatttcatttttgtttcacCTGAGCCGTTTATAAGTTGACTGATGGTTTGACCAGCAATGGGctaatatgaaacaaaatttgAATGTGAAGGGTTGCAATGAAAATTTACGAATGTAAGAGATGCAGTTTCGCAAAGCATGCAAAACAGAATCCCAAACTGAAGAACGTTCCCTGTATAAGGTCCCCACCGTACCAATTCACAGAACGTCCTCTCCCATTTTTCATTATCAAGTAAGGGTCATTAAAACTTACCAAAACTTGGAGATACCCTTTTGCACCTTTTTCCAATCCTGTTTCAACTCTCTCCCAAAAGAAACGAGGGTTCTTCATGAAGGCCAAGAACAGCGGGAGGTTTACTCGTTCATTGCCACTTTCAGATGGTTTTTTGGACAAGCTAGAGCTAATGATTGGCACTGGAATCCAAATGAAGCTCttacttatataatatttatatatgatgggCATGGCAACAACTATGTCTATGAGTAGGTTTGACTATGACTGGCTTATAGAAAAGTTTGAAACAGAGTCAGGATGCTTCATGACTTTAAATTTTCATGGAGTCTTGGCTCAGATAGGTTTGGTTTTTCATCACACATATATGCGTTCTTTATATATCTCAAATTCATTATGATCGTGTATATaagcatttattaatttatcatccATATGCAGATGGTGGAGAGTAATTCAGCAAGGTAAATTGTGTCCTAGGTCATGGACAAAATCAATCCAAGTCAATATCAATAGTAAAAGTAGTTTTCTTATTACTCTCTTACAATAGTTGAACAGATTAAACCTCAAACTAATTGGAATTAAGATCTGAATCACAACAAAATTAACCATTTGTAGCGAAAGTGGATCTACATGATGCAGCAAGCCCATCCGACCGCCAAAGCCGCACCATGCACTATTACATTTCCAGCACCAACAGCCAGCCTCGCATATTGTAAAAAGTTTCTTTCCTGCAGCATATGTACCATAACATTCTcaagtaattaataaaaatgatgatCGATCTCCTAAATTAATCATGAATTTCCAATATAAGTGTACTATTTGTAAATACAAAGACCTGACTAATTGCAATCTATATACACGTTCAATTTGCAATGTTGTTTTAGAGTACTTAAAACTCACTGGTTCATGCCGTCTATGCATACGCGCATGTTCCCAGGGGATTGCCTCTTGACGCCCAGCTTCTCGACGAACTACTTCACGGGCTGCTGCCTCATGTCTGGCAACCGCCTGATTACGTGCTGCTGCTGCTTGGCGTGCTGCCTCACGTGCCTTCGCCTGCCGTTCAACCTCACGGAAACCTGCCTCTTGACGAGCTGCTGCCGGACGTTCAACCCCGCGGCGAGCTGCCTCTTGATGGGCTGCGGCCCGACGTTCAATCTCGCGGCGAGCTGCATCACGGGCAGCCGCCTGACGTTCAAGCTCACGGCGAGCTGCATCACGGGCTGCCGCCTGACGTTCAAGCTCACGGCGAGCTGCATCACGGGCTGCCGCCTGACGTTCAAGCTCACGGCGAGCTGCATCACGGGCTGCAGCCTGACGTTGAAGCTGTCGTTGAGCTGCATCACGGGCTGCTGCCCGGAGCGCTGCCTCTTGAGCCTGTGCTTGACGGGCTGCTTCTTGACGAGCGGCTGCCTGACGTACCATCTCACGGCGAGCTGCATCACGGGCTGCTGCCAGGCGGGCTGCCTCTCGAGCCTGTGCTTGACGGGCTGCTTCTTGACGAGCTGCTGCCTGACGGGCCACCTCACGGTGAGCTGCATCATGGGCTGCTGCTTGACCGGCTGCCATATGAGCTTGATGGCCTGGCAGCCGGTGTACCCCATGCCGGGCTCTGGCTTGAGGATCAGCAGGCGGTCGTTGACGTTGCATTGCGATCGGTGAAAAATCGGAGTAGTTACTGAAATGATTTCATTGTTCAAGTGCTTTCTTGTCCTGCGTTTATCTTGGttcaattgtatttttaatagccagtggaaattttatttacttatttattttttattactattataataattataacttGGTCAGgagttttttcttatttgttcaAGTAATCCTAATTTTCAAAGTTTCGcatatcatatttaattatgatttctATTTTCAAACAGAAAGCTAAAAGCAACTCTAAAGAggattctttatttgttttatgtcaGTTTTGCTCTAGAACGGCTATATCAGTTTTGCTCTAGAACGGCTATATCCATTttgcaattaattatttttttgctattaGCAGTTAGCTTGGTAgggtataaatttttttaaaatttttttaattttttaaatttttgtagctAACATTAACTTAAATTAAAAGATTACGGGGTCTACAACCTTCTTTCAACAGCAAGAGAAGGAGATATTTAGGCCAAAAAGTACAAACTTAATCAATAT contains the following coding sequences:
- the LOC112492340 gene encoding uncharacterized protein LOC112492340, yielding MQRQRPPADPQARARHGVHRLPGHQAHMAAGQAAAHDAAHREVARQAAARQEAARQAQAREAARLAAARDAARREMVRQAAARQEAARQAQAQEAALRAAARDAAQRQLQRQAAARDAARRELERQAAARDAARRELERQAAARDAARRELERQAAARDAARREIERRAAAHQEAARRGVERPAAARQEAGFREVERQAKAREAARQAAAARNQAVARHEAAAREVVRREAGRQEAIPWEHARMHRRHEPERNFLQYARLAVGAGNVIVHGAALAVGWACCIM